A genomic window from Thermococcus sp. LS1 includes:
- the nuoF gene encoding NADH-quinone oxidoreductase subunit NuoF, whose translation MSEIKAIAVGMNSCGIAAGARETYEAIKQELEKRNLDVKLKIVGCVGMCYREPLVDIITEDEIITYGHVTPKKVPRIIEEHVITGKPVEEWIVKRDWWENGERKTWDIDGYFAKQRKIVLENSGYIDPENIDEYIAVGGYEALKKALEMEPEEIIEIIMKSGLRGRGGAGFPTGLKWKFARQAKGDEKYIVCNADEGDPGAFMDRNVLEGDPHRVIEGMIIGAYAIGASKGFIYVRAEYPLAIHRLRIALKQARERGFLGENILGSGFSFDIEIKEGAGAFVCGEETALIASIEGKRGMPRPRPPYPAQKGLWGKPTNINNVETWANVPWIIKHGWEAYAAIGTEKSKGTKVFALSGKIKHGGNVEVPMGMTLREILYEIGGGTKTGKRIKAVQLGGPSGGCIPEELFDTPVDYESVNATGAIMGSGGMVVMDEDTCMVDVAKFFLDFTVKESCGKCTFCRLGTKRMWEILDKFTRGEGTLEDLEKLEKLAYQVKAGSLCGLGQTAPNPVLTTLRYFRDEYLAHIEGRCPAKVCKPLIKYVIIADRCTGCTACAIFCPVKAIHGEKLKPHEIDQEACIKCGTCYGVCRFNAIEIVDAGGD comes from the coding sequence ATAAAGCAGGAGCTTGAGAAGAGAAACCTTGATGTTAAGCTCAAGATAGTCGGTTGCGTTGGGATGTGCTACCGCGAACCCCTCGTCGATATAATCACCGAGGACGAAATCATCACCTACGGCCACGTGACACCCAAAAAGGTGCCCAGGATCATAGAGGAGCACGTAATCACTGGGAAACCTGTAGAGGAGTGGATAGTCAAGAGGGACTGGTGGGAGAACGGTGAGAGGAAAACGTGGGACATTGACGGGTACTTCGCCAAGCAGAGGAAGATAGTGCTCGAAAACTCTGGCTACATCGATCCGGAAAACATAGATGAGTACATAGCCGTCGGCGGCTACGAAGCCCTCAAAAAGGCCCTTGAAATGGAACCCGAGGAGATAATCGAGATCATCATGAAGTCCGGCCTCAGGGGGAGGGGAGGAGCTGGCTTCCCGACCGGACTCAAATGGAAGTTCGCTAGGCAGGCGAAGGGCGATGAGAAGTACATCGTATGCAACGCCGACGAGGGCGACCCCGGTGCATTTATGGATAGGAACGTCCTTGAGGGAGACCCCCATAGGGTTATAGAGGGTATGATTATCGGCGCCTACGCTATTGGAGCCAGTAAGGGCTTTATCTACGTCAGGGCTGAATATCCCCTAGCTATCCACAGGCTCAGGATAGCCCTCAAGCAAGCGAGGGAGAGGGGCTTTCTGGGGGAGAACATCCTCGGAAGCGGCTTCTCATTCGACATCGAAATAAAGGAGGGTGCTGGAGCTTTCGTTTGCGGTGAGGAAACGGCTCTGATAGCTTCCATTGAGGGCAAGCGCGGAATGCCGAGGCCGAGACCGCCCTATCCAGCTCAAAAGGGCCTCTGGGGCAAGCCCACGAACATAAACAACGTCGAAACCTGGGCAAATGTGCCCTGGATAATAAAGCACGGCTGGGAGGCCTACGCCGCCATCGGCACCGAGAAGAGCAAGGGGACAAAGGTCTTCGCGCTCTCGGGCAAGATAAAGCACGGCGGAAACGTCGAGGTTCCGATGGGAATGACCCTGAGGGAAATACTCTACGAGATAGGAGGCGGCACGAAGACTGGCAAGAGAATTAAGGCCGTCCAGCTCGGCGGCCCCTCCGGAGGCTGCATCCCAGAGGAGCTCTTTGACACGCCCGTGGATTACGAGAGCGTGAATGCGACCGGTGCGATAATGGGGAGCGGCGGAATGGTCGTCATGGACGAGGACACCTGTATGGTTGACGTCGCCAAGTTCTTCCTCGACTTCACAGTGAAAGAATCCTGCGGCAAGTGCACCTTCTGCAGGCTCGGTACCAAGAGGATGTGGGAAATCCTCGACAAGTTCACAAGGGGCGAGGGGACGCTGGAGGATCTGGAAAAGCTGGAGAAGCTTGCGTATCAGGTTAAGGCTGGCTCCCTTTGCGGCCTAGGTCAGACCGCGCCCAACCCGGTTCTGACGACGCTCCGCTACTTCAGGGACGAATACCTCGCCCACATCGAGGGCAGGTGTCCGGCCAAGGTGTGCAAGCCGCTCATCAAGTACGTAATAATCGCCGACAGGTGCACGGGCTGCACCGCCTGTGCGATATTCTGCCCTGTCAAGGCCATCCATGGCGAGAAGCTTAAGCCCCACGAGATAGACCAGGAGGCATGCATAAAGTGCGGCACCTGCTACGGGGTCTGCCGGTTCAACGCGATTGAGATCGTCGACGCGGGGGGTGATTGA